The Chlorocebus sabaeus isolate Y175 chromosome 6, mChlSab1.0.hap1, whole genome shotgun sequence genome has a segment encoding these proteins:
- the CYP2A24 gene encoding cytochrome P450 2A13-like: protein MLASGLLLVALLACLTVMVLMSVWQQRNSKGKLPPGPTPLPFIGNYLQLNTEQMYNSIMKISERYGPVFTIHLGPRRVVVLCGYDAVKEALVDQAEEFSGRGEQATFNWVFKGYGVAFSNGERAKQLRRFSIATLRDFGVGKRGIEERIQEEAGFLIEALRGTHGANIDPTFFLSRTVSNVISSIVFGDRFDYEDKEFLSLLRMMLGSFQFTSTSMGQLYEMFSSVMRHLPGPQQQAFKELQGLEDFIAKKVEHNQHTLDPNSPRDFIDSFLIRMQEEEKNPNTEFYMQNLLMTALNLFIAGTETVSTTLRYGFLLLMKHPEVEAKVHEEIDRVIGKNQQPKFEDRVKMPYMEAVIHEIQRFGNVIPMSLARRVNKDTKFRDFFLPKGTEVFPMLGSVLKDPKFFSNPQDFNPQHFLDEKGQFKKSDAFVPFSIGKRNCFGEGLARMELFLFFTTIMQNFRFKSPQSPKDIDVSPKHVGFATIPRNYTMSFLPR, encoded by the exons ATGCTAGCCTCAGGGCTGCTCCTGGTGGCCTTGCTGGCCTGCCTGACTGTGATGGTCTTGATGTCTGTCTGGCAGCAGAGGAACAGCAAGGGAAAGCTGCCTCCAGGACCCACCCCATTGCCCTTCATTGGAAACTACCTGCagctgaacacagagcagatgtACAACTCCATCATGAAG ATCAGTGAGCGCTATGGCCCGGTGTTCACCATTCACCTGGGGCCCCGGCGGGTCGTGGTGCTGTGCGGATATGATGCTGTCAAGGAGGCTCTGGTGGACCAGGCTGAGGAGTTCAGCGGGCGAGGCGAGCAGGCCACCTTCAACTGGGTCTTCAAAGGCTATG GCGTGGCGTTCAGCAACGGGGAGCGCGCCAAGCAGCTCCGGCGCTTCTCCATCGCCACCTTGCGGGACTTCGGGGTGGGCAAGCGCGGCATCGAGGAGCGCATCCAGGAGGAGGCGGGCTTCCTCATCGAGGCCCTCCGGGGCACGCATG GCGCCAATATCGATCCCACCTTCTTCCTGAGCCGCACCGTCTCTAATGTCATCAGCTCCATTGTCTTTGGGGACCGCTTTGACTATGAGGACAAAGAGTTCCTGTCACTGCTGCGCATGATGCTGGGAAGCTTCCAGTTCACGTCAACCTCCATGGGGCAG CTCTATGAGATGTTCTCTTCGGTGATGAGACACCTGCCAGGACCACAGCAACAGGCCTTTAAGGAGCTGCAAGGGCTGGAGGACTTCATAGCCAAGAAGGTGGAGCACAACCAGCACACGCTGGATCCCAACTCCCCACGGGACTTCATCGACTCCTTTCTCATCCGCATGCAGGAG GAGGAGAAGAACCCCAACACAGAGTTCTACATGCAGAACCTGTTGATGACCGCGCTGAACCTCTTCATTGCAGGCACCGAGACCGTCAGCACCACCCTGCGCTATGGCTTCCTGCTGCTCATGAAGCACCCAGAGGTGGAGG CCAAGGTCCATGAGGAGATTGACAGAGTGATCGGCAAGAACCAGCAGCCCAAGTTTGAGGACCGGGTCAAGATGCCCTACATGGAGGCAGTGATCCATGAGATCCAAAGATTTGGAAACGTGATCCCCATGAGTTTGGCCCGCAGGGTCAACAAGGACACCAAGTTTCGGGATTTCTTCCTCCCTAAG ggcACCGAAGTGTTCCCTATGCTGGGCTCTGTGCTGAAAGACCCCAAGTTCTTCTCCAACCCCCAGGACTTCAATCCCCAGCACTTCCTGGATGAGAAGGGGCAGTTTAAGAAGAGTGACGCTTTTGTGCCCTTTTCCATCG GAAAGCGGAACTGTTTCGGAGAAGGCCTAGCCAGAATGgagctctttctcttcttcaccaCCATCATGCAGAACTTTCGCTTCAAGTCCCCCCAGTCGCCCAAGGACATCGACGTGTCCCCCAAACACGTGGGCTTTGCCACGATCCCACGAAACTACACCATGAGCTTCCTGCCCCGCTGA